The following proteins are co-located in the Solenopsis invicta isolate M01_SB chromosome 7, UNIL_Sinv_3.0, whole genome shotgun sequence genome:
- the LOC120358259 gene encoding uncharacterized protein LOC120358259 produces the protein MCQANLVNKKVPQKSNRLPISSSLGSTCVYKNADVRLKKLHNRIIKDVIYEKNITLNNDKSQSQPSNEPVIEIMTDDKLIEKAKQEVLYEEMDWEPMKDEEIALEVLV, from the exons ATGTGTCAGGCCAATTTAGTTAACAAGAAAGTTCCACAAAAGTCCAACAGATTACCAATTTCCA GTAGTTTAGGATCGACATGTGTTTATAAAAATGCTGATGTACGACTTAAGAAATTACATAACAGAATCATAAAAGatgtaatatatgaaaaaaatattacattaaataatgataaatcacAAAGTCAACCTAGTAATGAACCAGTTATCGAAATTATGACagatgataaattaatagaaaaggcTAAGCAAGAAGTTTTGTACGAAGAAATGGATTGGGAACCAATGAAAGATGAAGAAATTGCACTAGAGGTATTAGTTTAA
- the LOC105207265 gene encoding transcriptional protein SWT1-like: MEVVRTQIDRENCMAKTNCISENTAELTQLNEMKSHEKGPLYIVVDTNVFLSNLEIIEEARDATFENYPRPFIVIPWTVICELDYFKDNKSKYELSIKARKAISFIHNQFSSKHPRVIGQTRDQAKKNKEYFSIDCPDDEILQCCLQIHQLRKSVVSCLSVV; the protein is encoded by the exons atgGAAGTTGTCAGAACACAAATTGATAGAGAAAATTGTATGGCTAAAACAAACTGTATATCAGAAAATACTGCAGAATTGACACAACTTAATGAAATGAAGTCGCACGAAAAAGGTCCACTTTACATTGTTGTCGATACAAATGTATTTCTATCAAATCTCGAGATTATTGAAGAAGCAAGAGATGCGACATTTGAAAATTATCCACGTCCATTTATCGTAATTCCTTGGACAGTAATATGC gaattagattattttaaagacaACAAATCGAAATATGAATTATCGATTAAAGCTAGAAAAGCGATTTCTTTTATCCATAATCAATTTTCTTCTAAACACCCACGTGTAATAGGACAAACACGAGATCAggcaaagaaaaacaaagaatatttttctattgatTGTCCAGATGATGAGATTCTCCAATGTTGTTTACAGATTCATCAATTGCGAAAATCAGTAGTAAGTTGTCTTTCTGTTGTatga
- the LOC120358238 gene encoding transcriptional protein SWT1-like: protein MEVVRTQIDRENCMAKTNCISENTAELTQLNEMKSHEKGPLYIVVDTNVFLSNLEIIEEARDATFENYPRPFIVIPWTVICELDYFKDNKSKYELSIKARKAISFIHNQFSSKHPRVIGQTRDQAKKNKEYFSIDCPDDEILQCCLQIHQLRKSVILLFYDKNLCTKAMIYNIRTLGRNDPLENIDDLDTNSHRVINRLNDVC, encoded by the exons atgGAAGTTGTCAGAACACAAATTGATAGAGAAAATTGTATGGCTAAAACAAACTGTATATCAGAAAATACTGCAGAATTGACACAACTTAATGAAATGAAGTCGCACGAAAAAGGTCCACTTTACATTGTTGTCGATACAAATGTATTTCTATCAAATCTCGAGATTATTGAAGAAGCAAGAGATGCGACATTTGAAAATTATCCACGTCCATTTATCGTAATTCCTTGGACAGTAATATGC gaattagattattttaaagacaACAAATCGAAATATGAATTATCGATTAAAGCTAGAAAAGCGATTTCTTTTATCCATAATCAATTTTCTTCTAAACACCCACGTGTAATAGGACAAACACGAGATCAggcaaagaaaaacaaagaatatttttctattgatTGTCCAGATGATGAGATTCTCCAATGTTGTTTACAGATTCATCAATTGCGAAAATCAGTA ATCTTgttattttatgacaaaaatctATGCACTAAAGCgatgatatataatatacggACATTGGGACGTAACGATCCTCTTGAAAATATAGATGATTTAGATACGAATAGTCATAGGGTAATCAACCGTTTGAAtgatgtctgttaa
- the LOC120358241 gene encoding uncharacterized protein LOC120358241 encodes MANYYIPTEAREKASSNIRYTPRILGRRFALTSTSYKWIDVAINVGSVSCSVEISLGDTRGNRIVLPYRTWRALLDKRADFERFVQSTEAPSLPIHDLTVQLVKLRDESIVKLSLLDACIYLKPTTMLFMFELEHCVEHVYYTLHQSIATATEKFKYFVTFLRQNFAMNKPDATELLRKSYDKSSQIECELIAYAIDTIIYDALTT; translated from the exons atggcaaactattacatTCCAACCGAGGCGCGTGAAAA aGCGTCTTCGAATATACGATATACGCCACGTATACTGGGCagaaggtttgcgctaacatcaacttcctacaaatggattgatgtagcgatcaacgtgggatctgtttcctgctccgtggagatatcgctcggcgatacacgcggcaaccggattgtcctaccatacagaacgtggagagctctgttagataaacgtgcagatttcgagcgattcgtccagtcaaccgaagcaccatcgttaccgattcatgaccttaccgtACAACTCGTGAAATTGCGTGATGAAAGTATTGTTAAGTTATCTTTACTCGATGCATGTATTTACCTCAAGCCTACAACCATGCTCTTCATGTTTGAACTAGAGCACTGTGTGGAGCATgtatattatacgctgcatcagagcattgcaactgcgactgagaaatttaaatattttgtaacgtttttgcgtcaaaactttgccatgaacaaaccagacgcgacagaattattgcgcaaatcttacgataagagttcgcaaattgagtgtgaattaatagcctacgctattgatactattatatacgACGCATTAACTACTTAA